The following are encoded together in the Anoplopoma fimbria isolate UVic2021 breed Golden Eagle Sablefish chromosome 13, Afim_UVic_2022, whole genome shotgun sequence genome:
- the kank1a gene encoding KN motif and ankyrin repeat domain-containing protein 1a, giving the protein MAQTMHVNGNGSERGQRCPSTEDEKDSEAPYYVETPYGYQLDLDFLKYVDDIERGNTIKKLSIQRKPKVAKPLAAPRGSTGGGSTRAEWTSTDSLSSSNSDDKQSPVFFNARPQVAAPLTPTLSRGSCEAPPQQSYLSISEQRLLLPPPSPRFAPRHNPQVEKTLMETRLRLEQERLLMQPHGEPPMPRRRLASFGGMGSSSSLSSYSGSMAPSQISPSAHHPLPINGHFPNGEYNPYYPQSMGSSIRHSPMSSGMATPVTNVSPLHLTQIREQMVVALKKLKELEEQVKTIPILQVKIAVLQEEKRQLAAQSKNQGPGGFRKRSYSVGSADQMENPGPIQKETELHIMEPEAQEQNAQRLEEFRRLTAEVQALEKTTLDNNVTEAPPQKLTQNQAHQKSIGIVTDENMNSLPVNQRTNGHCFRDCGVSTERQETRSAAVGVTEAMLGMTSEAEREIELQQQTIEALKEKIYRLEVQLKESTHQIEMGKLKLELQAAGGSNKKKVDKGLMARPEMYNACVEAKVQMRSLGVGEHLETSHANTAITLQSHAVGVSCQPSVQSVATGPEIPMDRWVVHERVEVKDQCVGRRVETCDRPAGMELNVCEVGVNTEESVHSLALCKPMTELSKESRSVGCGDCSVDVTVSPVKTLLSRGTDPDYVTKVDSGVTATPETATQQTNTETEVASKSTNTKTSVLTDSFTDMGLITCDKHTNTAVTETRTVAAGEGLIKDAHSTAKMRSIAVGTTTDVESFLGKSSSAKTKECGVGTLGIQENFLVGLKTRNIACGPSQPDECVTSSSSKEAAEVEAEAAPLQAQAQGGAGLDHYIERVQKLLQEQQMLLAENYSELADAFGQPQSQFGSINSQLVSTLSSINSVMKYGSAEDILKLQSDSVNSNEEMSQQLHAERSHVERTSCGLIPADKAANTPAQQQMSAAEQKSRMDLQMSTALHGQPCSQSTLKSIMKKKDGRPDSNGTKKNLQFVGVNGGYETTSSDDSSSEDSSSSGSDDEEEDEDEEKEFGGDKEEYENVEARSTREEIQNEGAEEVKKKKEEEEEESSEKEMRERYELSEKMLAASNVLKTHLSDPKAVSSKDLRTCINTVQHEWFRVSSQKAAVAPMVEDYLGAFGAVSPSVLRHVVNMADGNGNTALHYSVSHSNFQVVKKLLDADVCNVNQQNNAGYTPIMLAALAAVESPKDMRIVEELFGKGDVNARASQAGQTGLMLAVSHGRMDMVRALLAHGADVNVQDDEGSTALMCASEHGHVEIVKLLLAQPGCDATLSDGDESNAVSIALEAGHKDIAVLLYAHVNFSKAQSPGTPRLGRKTSPSPTRRSMFD; this is encoded by the exons AAAGAGGACAAAGATGCCCGAGCACAGAGGACGAGAAGGACTCCGAGGCGCCCTACTATGTTGAAACTCCCTACGGTTATCAGCTAGACCTGGACTTCCTCAAGTATGTCGACGACATCGAGAGGGGCAACACCATTAAGAAGCTGAGTATCCAGAGGAAGCCCAAAGTGGCCAAACCCTTGGCGGCGCCTCGGGGCAGCACTGGCGGGGGCAGCACTCGGGCTGAATGGACCTCCACAGactccctgtcctcctccaaCAGCGACGACAAGCAGTCCCCGGTCTTCTTCAACGCCAGGCCCCAGGTCGCCGCGCCGCTGACCCCCACCctctccagagggagctgtgaaGCCCCCCCGCAACAGTCCTACTTGAGCATCTCGGAGCAGAGGCTTCTCCTGCCGCCTCCTTCGCCGAGGTTCGCCCCTCGCCACAACCCCCAGGTGGAGAAGACGCTCATGGAGACGCGTCTCCGCCTCGAGCAGGAGCGTCTGCTCATGCAGCCGCACGGCGAGCCGCCGATGCCCCGCCGCCGTCTCGCCAGCTTCGGCGGCATGGGCTCCAGCAGCTCGCTGTCCTCTTACTCGGGCTCCATGGCCCCGAGCCAGATCTCTCCCAGCGCCCATCACCCTCTCCCCATCAACGGTCACTTCCCCAACGGAGAGTACAACCCTTACTACCCGCAATCCATGGGCAGCTCCATCCGCCACAGCCCCATGAGCTCCGGCATGGCCACGCCTGTCACAAACGTCAGCCCGTTGCACCTCACGCAAATCCGGGAGCAGATGGTCGTGGCCCTCAAGAAGCTGaaagagctggaggagcaggTGAAAACCATTCCTATCTTACAGGTTAAGATTGCCGTTCTtcaggaagagaaaagacagtTGGCTGCTCAGTCCAAAAATCAAGGTCCCGGTGGCTTTCGCAAGCGCTCCTACAGTGTAGGCAGCGCCGACCAAATGGAGAACCCGGGCCCGATCCAAAAGGAAACGGAGCTGCACATCATGGAGCCCGAGGCCCAGGAACAGAACGCCCAGCGGCTGGAGGAGTTCAGACGTTTGACCGCTGAGGTCCAAGCTCTGGAGAAGACGACCCTGGACAATAACGTGACTGAAGCTCCGCCTCAGAAGCTCACGCAAAACCAAGCGCACCAAAAGTCCATTGGAATAGTTACCgatgaaaacatgaacagcCTTCCTGTCAATCAGAGGACGAACGGACATTGTTTCCGGGATTGCGGAGTATCGACGGAGCGGCAGGAAACGCGCAGCGCTGCGGTTGGCGTGACCGAGGCCATGCTGGGCATGACCAGTGAGGCGGAGAGGGAGATCgagctccagcagcagaccATCGAGGCGCTGAAGGAGAAGATCTACCGCCTGGAGGTGCAGCTGAAGGAATCGACGCACCAAATAGAGATGGGAAAGCTCAAGCTGGAGCTCCAAGCGGCCGGCGGgtcaaacaagaaaaaagtgGACAAAGGTTTGATGGCGAGGCCCGAGATGTACAACGCCTGCGTGGAGGCCAAAGTCCAGATGCGCAGCCTGGGAGTGGGCGAACATCTGGAAACCAGCCACGCAAACACGGCTATAACTCTACAAAGCCACGCTGTCGGAGTGTCCTGTCAACCCAGCGTGCAGAGTGTCGCCACGGGCCCGGAGATCCCGATGGACCGGTGGGTGGTGCACGAGCGCGTGGAGGTAAAGGACCAGTGCGTAGGGAGACGGGTGGAGACGTGCGACCGGCCGGCGGGCATGGAGCTGAACGTTTGCGAGGTGGGAGTCAACACGGAGGAGTCGGTCCACAGCCTGGCTCTCTGCAAACCCATGACGGAGTTGAGCAAAGAGTCGAGATCAGTCGGCTGCGGGGATTGTTCCGTGGACGTCACCGTGAGTCCCGTCAAGACTCTGCTGTCTCGAGGAACCGACCCAGACTACGTCACCAAAGTGGACTCTGGCGTCACGGCTACTCCCGAGACGGCGACTCAGCAGACCAATACCGAGACAGAGGTTGCGAGCAAATCCACCAACACGAAGACATCTGTCCTGACCGACTCGTTCACCGACATGGGGCTGATCACTTGtgacaaacacaccaacacggCCGTGACCGAGACGAGGACGGTCGCCGCCGGGGAAGGACTTATCAAAGACGCTCACTCGACGGCAAAGATGCGTTCGATCGCTGTCGGAACCACCACAGACGTGGAGTCGTTCCTTGGCAAATCGAGCTCTGCTAAAACCAAAGAATGTGGGGTGGGGACACTTGGCATCCAGGAGAACTTCTTGGTCGGATTAAAAACCAGGAACATAGCGTGCGGCCCCTCCCAGCCGGACGAATGTGtcacaagcagcagcagcaaagaggcCGCGGAGGTCGAGGCCGAGGCTGCACCACTGCAAGCTCAAGCCCAGGGGGGCGCCGGACTGGACCACTACATCGAGAGGGTCCAGAAGCTGCTGCAGGAGCAACAGATGCTGCTGGCGGAGAACTACAGCGAGCTGGCGGACGCGTTCGGTCAGCCCCAGTCCCAGTTCGGGTCCATCAACAGCCAGCTGGTCAGCACGCTCTCGTCCATCAACTCGGTCATGAAGTACGGAAGCGCCGAGGACATCCTGAAGCTGCAGTCGGACTCGGTGAACTCGAACGAAG AGATGAGTCAGCAGCTTCATGCAGAGCGTTCACACGTGGAAAGGACTTCATGCGGCCTGATTCCTGCAGATAAAGCTGCCAACACACCTGCACAGCAGCAGATGAGTGCGGCGGAGCAGAAGAGCCGGATGGACCTGCAGATGTCCACAGCGCTACACG GGCAGCCGTGCAGCCAGAGCACCCTGAAGTCCATCATGAAGAAGAAAGATGGCCGACCCGACTCCAACGGCACCAAAAAGAACCTGCAGTTTGTCGGGGTGAACGGAGG ATATGAGACGACATCCAGTGACGACTCCAGCTCAGAGGACAGCAGCTCCTCGGGGTCGGACgacgaggaagaggacgaggatgaagagaaggagTTCGGAGGAGATAAGGAGGAATATGAGAACGTGGAGGCAAGAAGCACCAGGGAGGAGATTCAGAACGAGGGAGccgaggaggtgaagaagaagaaggaggaggaagaggaggaaagttCAGAgaaggagatgagagagag GTATGAGCTCAGTGAGAAGATGCTGGCTGCGAGCAACGTTCTCAAAACTCACCTCAGTGACCCCAAAGCTGTGAGCAGTAAAGATCTG AGAACCTGCATCAACACGGTGCAGCACGAGTGGTTCCGCGTGTCCAGCCAGAAGGCGGCGGTGGCCCCCATGGTGGAGGACTACCTGGGGGCCTTCGGGGCCGTCTCGCCCTCCGTGCTGCGCCACGTCGTCAACATGGCCGACGGCAACGGCAACACGGCGCTGCACTACAGCGTGTCGCACTCCAACTTCCAGGTGGTGAAGAAGCTGCTGGATGCAG atgtGTGTAACGTGAACCAGCAGAACAACGCCGGCTACACGCCCATCATGCTGGCCGCGCTCGCCGCAGTGGAGTCGCCGAAGGACATGCGTATCGTGGAGGAGCTGTTCGGGAAAGGCGACGTCAACGCTCGGGCCAGCCAG GCCGGTCAGACGGGTCTGATGCTGGCGGTCAGTCACGGTAGGATGGACATGGTCCGAGCTCTGCTGGCTCACGGCGCCGACGTCAACGTCCAGGACGACGAGGGCTCCACGGCGCTGATGTGCGCCAGCGAACACGGACACGTAGAGATCGTCAAACTGCTGCTGGCTCAACCCGGATGTGACGCCACGCTGAGCGACGGC GATGAGAGTAACGCCGTGTCCATCGCTCTGGAAGCAGGACACAAAGACATCGCCGTGTTGCTCTACGCACACGTCAACTTCTCCAAAGCTCAGTCTCCT GGGACGCCTCGGCTCGGCAGAAAGACGTCACCGAGTCCTACTAGGAGGAGCATGTTTGATTAG
- the LOC129100737 gene encoding cilia- and flagella-associated protein 157-like, translated as MPKKKEKKDKQDDVKKTSNPPNKTEDLYLIQIRYLNEQLERFQLKCDQQERQNKDLNSQYIVLETEKKDIVDFLKCSVLEKEADADQLTEQLESQRQAADEHREALQLHQDQLRKELQDRIEELNKENVTLAVRLAGLEEFQKQKEQLTSNVESLKEQLASQEEKHKAAIHDLEMKALLEKKRLEEEMESHVATMAAEVQHLVDQKVPETTRSALQENTEVKVRIGQLSEQTLSLMGENSDLKDRRSRLSVDVDLLEKMLSETTRKSCVRKKVVEQLTEKCRQLQAELKDGREELEHLQTKHTGVLTETEALRRDRASLSQQCTKTRAEVSRLEAELQEERRMRSRMKSIMQGAAVALRQALMDAPTDQDLEEDSVIQWKQLMEKLLVVLDRPTLTNSTAESDQLDETADPSAARALSLDPALSFQFELARYRPGDLGLVPRPTLKHKHSVCRTGAAGSSRVPLHRKPSSQKTAGSFKQTDSFTKHK; from the exons gttcCAGCTGAAATGCGACCAACAAGAGAGGCAGAACAAGGACTTGAACTCTCAGTACATCGTGCTGGAGACGGAGAAGAAGGACATCGTGGACTTCCTGAAATGCTCGGTGTTAGAAAAGGAAGCCGATGCTGACCAGCTGACGGAGCAGCTGGAGAGTCAGCGTCAGGCTGCTGATGAGCACAGAGAGGCTCTGCAGCTGCACCAGGATCAGCTGAGGAAAGAGCTTCAAGACCGGATTGAAGAACTCAACAAAGAAAACGTGACACTTG CGGTGAGGCTGGCCGGTCTGGAGGAGTTTCAGAAGCAGAAGGAGCAGCTGACGTCCAACGTGGAGTCTCTGAAGGAGCAGCTGGCCAGTCAGGAGGAGAAGCATAAAGCTGCCATCCACGACCTGGAGATGAAAGCACTGCTGGAAAAGAAGAG GTTGGAAGAGGAGATGGAGTCCCACGTGGCGACCATGGCGGCAGAAGTTCAGCACCTGGTGGACCAGAAGGTCCCGGAGACGACCAGGTCGGCCCTCCAGGAGAACACGGAGGTCAAGGTTCGGATCGGCCAGCTGTCGGAGCAGACTCTGTCCCTGATGGGGGAGAACTCGGACCTGAAGGACCGAAGGAGTCGTCTCAGTGTGGACGTGGACCTCCTGGAGAAAATGCTCAGCGAGACGACGCGCAAGAGCTGCGTCCGCAAGAAG GTGGTGGAGCAGCTCACTGAGAAGTGTCGGCAGCTGCAGGCGGAGCTGAAAGACGGGAGGGAAGAACTGGAGCATCTTCAGACCAAACACACCGGAGTCCTGACGGAGACGGAGGCTCTCAG ACGGGACCGGGCCTCGCTGTCCCAGCAGTGCACTAAAACCAGAGCGGAGGTGAGCCGGCTGGAGGCGGAGctacaggaggagaggaggatgaggagcaggaTGAAGAGCATCATGCAGGGAGCAGCCGTCGCTCTCAGACAAGCCCTGATg GATGCACCCACAGACCAGGACCTGGAGGAGGACTCTGTCATCCAGTGGAAGCAGCTGATGGAGAAGCTGCTGGTGGTTTTGGACCGGCCAACACTCACCAACTCCACCGCTGAGAGCGACCAGCTGGATGAGACCGCCGACCCCTCAGCAGCCAG AGCACTGAGTCTGGATCCGGCTTTGAGTTTTCAGTTCGAGCTGGCCCGCTACAGGCCGGGCGACCTCGGCCTCGTACCTCGTCCCAcgctgaaacacaaacacagcgtcTGCAGGACGGGAGCAGCCGGGTCCAGCCGGGTGCCCCTGCACAG GAAGCCGTCCAGTCAGAAAACAGCCGGCTCCTTTAAACAGACTGATTCATTCACTAAACACAAATAA